One Odocoileus virginianus isolate 20LAN1187 ecotype Illinois chromosome 6, Ovbor_1.2, whole genome shotgun sequence DNA segment encodes these proteins:
- the CDKN3 gene encoding cyclin-dependent kinase inhibitor 3 isoform X6 — MKPPSSMQTSEFDSSDEEPIEDEQTPIQISWLPLSRVNCSQFLGLCALPGCKFKDVRRNIQKDTEELKSYDGGTPDITSCCEIMEELEICLKNNRKTLIHCYGGLGRSCLVAACLLLYLSDTVSPQQAIDSLRDLRGSGAIQTIKQYNYLHEFRDKLAAHLSSRDSLSRSVSR; from the exons ATGAAGCCG CCTAGTTCAATGCAAACAAGTGAGTTTGACTCATCAGATGAAGAGCCTATTGAAGATGAACAGACTCCAATTCAGATATCATG GCTACCCCTGTCACGAGTGAATTGTTCTCAGTTTCTTGGTTTATGTGCTCTTCCAG GTTGTAAATTTAAAGATGTTAGAAGAAATATCCAAAAAGATACAG aagaactaaagagctatG ATGGAGGGACTCCTGACATCACCAGCTGCTGTGAAATCATGGAGGAGCTTGAAATTTGCCTTAAAAATAACCGAAAAACCTTAATACA CTGTTATGGAGGACTTGGGAGATCTTGTCTTG TAGCGGCTTGTCTCCTCCTATACCTGTCTGACACAGTGTCACCGCAGCAAGCCATCGACAGCCTGAGGGACCTGCGAGGATCTGGGGCAATACAGACCATAAAG CAATATAATTACCTTCATGAGTTCCGGGACAAACTAGCTGCAcacctttcatcaagagattcacTATCAAGATCTGTATCTAGataa
- the CNIH1 gene encoding protein cornichon homolog 1 isoform X1, giving the protein MAFTFAAFCYMLALLLTAALIFFAIWHIIAFDELKTDYKNPIDQCNTLNPTVEKVKKIKRVKIALKLVLPEYLIHAFFCVMFLCAAEWLTLGLNMPLLAYHIWRYMSRPVMSGPGLYDPTTIMNADILAYCQKEGWCKLAFYLLAFFYYLYGMIYVLVSS; this is encoded by the exons ATGGCGTTCACGTTCGCGGCCTTCTGCTATATGCTGGCGCTGCTGCTCACCGCCGCGCTCATCTTCTTCGCCATTTGGCAC attatagCATTCGATGAGCTGAAGACTGATTACAAGAATCCTATAGACCAGTGTAATACCCTGAATCCT ACAGTTGAAAAGgtcaaaaagattaaaagagtCAAAATTGCATTAAAG CTTGTCCTCCCGGAATACCTCATCCACGCCTTCTTCTGCGTCATGTTTCTTTGTGCGGCAGAGTGGCTTACGCTGGGTCTCAACATGCCCCTCTTGGCATATCACATTTGGAG GTATATGAGTAGACCAGTGATGAGTGGACCAGGACTCTATGATCCTACAACCATCATGAATGCAGATATTCTAGCATATTGTCAGAAAGAAGGATGGTGCAAATTAGCTTTTTATCTTCTAGCATTTTTTTACTACCTATATgg catGATCTATGTTTTGGTGAGCTCTTAG
- the CDKN3 gene encoding cyclin-dependent kinase inhibitor 3 isoform X4, whose product MKPPSSMQTSEFDSSDEEPIEDEQTPIQISWLPLSRVNCSQFLGLCALPGCKFKDVRRNIQKDTEELKSYGIQDIFVFCTRGELSKYRVPNLLDLYHQYGIITHHHPIPDGGTPDITSCCEIMEELEICLKNNRKTLIHCYGGLGRSCLVAACLLLYLSDTVSPQQAIDSLRDLRGSGAIQTIKI is encoded by the exons ATGAAGCCG CCTAGTTCAATGCAAACAAGTGAGTTTGACTCATCAGATGAAGAGCCTATTGAAGATGAACAGACTCCAATTCAGATATCATG GCTACCCCTGTCACGAGTGAATTGTTCTCAGTTTCTTGGTTTATGTGCTCTTCCAG GTTGTAAATTTAAAGATGTTAGAAGAAATATCCAAAAAGATACAG aagaactaaagagctatGGTATACAAGACATATTTGTTTTCTGCACCAGAGGGGAACTGTCAAAATATAGAGTTCCAAACCTTTTGGATCTCTACCATCAGTATGGAATTATCACTCATCACCATCCAATTCCAGATGGAGGGACTCCTGACATCACCAGCTGCTGTGAAATCATGGAGGAGCTTGAAATTTGCCTTAAAAATAACCGAAAAACCTTAATACA CTGTTATGGAGGACTTGGGAGATCTTGTCTTG TAGCGGCTTGTCTCCTCCTATACCTGTCTGACACAGTGTCACCGCAGCAAGCCATCGACAGCCTGAGGGACCTGCGAGGATCTGGGGCAATACAGACCATAAAG ATATAA
- the CDKN3 gene encoding cyclin-dependent kinase inhibitor 3 isoform X1 — translation MKPPSSMQTSEFDSSDEEPIEDEQTPIQISWLPLSRVNCSQFLGLCALPGCKFKDVRRNIQKDTEELKSYGIQDIFVFCTRGELSKYRVPNLLDLYHQYGIITHHHPIPDGGTPDITSCCEIMEELEICLKNNRKTLIHCYGGLGRSCLVAACLLLYLSDTVSPQQAIDSLRDLRGSGAIQTIKQYNYLHEFRDKLAAHLSSRDSLSRSVSR, via the exons ATGAAGCCG CCTAGTTCAATGCAAACAAGTGAGTTTGACTCATCAGATGAAGAGCCTATTGAAGATGAACAGACTCCAATTCAGATATCATG GCTACCCCTGTCACGAGTGAATTGTTCTCAGTTTCTTGGTTTATGTGCTCTTCCAG GTTGTAAATTTAAAGATGTTAGAAGAAATATCCAAAAAGATACAG aagaactaaagagctatGGTATACAAGACATATTTGTTTTCTGCACCAGAGGGGAACTGTCAAAATATAGAGTTCCAAACCTTTTGGATCTCTACCATCAGTATGGAATTATCACTCATCACCATCCAATTCCAGATGGAGGGACTCCTGACATCACCAGCTGCTGTGAAATCATGGAGGAGCTTGAAATTTGCCTTAAAAATAACCGAAAAACCTTAATACA CTGTTATGGAGGACTTGGGAGATCTTGTCTTG TAGCGGCTTGTCTCCTCCTATACCTGTCTGACACAGTGTCACCGCAGCAAGCCATCGACAGCCTGAGGGACCTGCGAGGATCTGGGGCAATACAGACCATAAAG CAATATAATTACCTTCATGAGTTCCGGGACAAACTAGCTGCAcacctttcatcaagagattcacTATCAAGATCTGTATCTAGataa
- the CDKN3 gene encoding cyclin-dependent kinase inhibitor 3 isoform X2, giving the protein MQTSEFDSSDEEPIEDEQTPIQISWLPLSRVNCSQFLGLCALPGCKFKDVRRNIQKDTEELKSYGIQDIFVFCTRGELSKYRVPNLLDLYHQYGIITHHHPIPDGGTPDITSCCEIMEELEICLKNNRKTLIHCYGGLGRSCLVAACLLLYLSDTVSPQQAIDSLRDLRGSGAIQTIKQYNYLHEFRDKLAAHLSSRDSLSRSVSR; this is encoded by the exons ATGCAAACAAGTGAGTTTGACTCATCAGATGAAGAGCCTATTGAAGATGAACAGACTCCAATTCAGATATCATG GCTACCCCTGTCACGAGTGAATTGTTCTCAGTTTCTTGGTTTATGTGCTCTTCCAG GTTGTAAATTTAAAGATGTTAGAAGAAATATCCAAAAAGATACAG aagaactaaagagctatGGTATACAAGACATATTTGTTTTCTGCACCAGAGGGGAACTGTCAAAATATAGAGTTCCAAACCTTTTGGATCTCTACCATCAGTATGGAATTATCACTCATCACCATCCAATTCCAGATGGAGGGACTCCTGACATCACCAGCTGCTGTGAAATCATGGAGGAGCTTGAAATTTGCCTTAAAAATAACCGAAAAACCTTAATACA CTGTTATGGAGGACTTGGGAGATCTTGTCTTG TAGCGGCTTGTCTCCTCCTATACCTGTCTGACACAGTGTCACCGCAGCAAGCCATCGACAGCCTGAGGGACCTGCGAGGATCTGGGGCAATACAGACCATAAAG CAATATAATTACCTTCATGAGTTCCGGGACAAACTAGCTGCAcacctttcatcaagagattcacTATCAAGATCTGTATCTAGataa
- the CDKN3 gene encoding cyclin-dependent kinase inhibitor 3 isoform X3, with protein sequence MKPPSSMQTSEFDSSDEEPIEDEQTPIQISWLPLSRVNCSQFLGLCALPGCKFKDVRRNIQKDTEELKSYGIQDIFVFCTRGELSKYRVPNLLDLYHQYGIITHHHPIPDGGTPDITSCCEIMEELEICLKNNRKTLIHCYGGLGRSCLVAACLLLYLSDTVSPQQAIDSLRDLRGSGAIQTIKEIEKLLILFSF encoded by the exons ATGAAGCCG CCTAGTTCAATGCAAACAAGTGAGTTTGACTCATCAGATGAAGAGCCTATTGAAGATGAACAGACTCCAATTCAGATATCATG GCTACCCCTGTCACGAGTGAATTGTTCTCAGTTTCTTGGTTTATGTGCTCTTCCAG GTTGTAAATTTAAAGATGTTAGAAGAAATATCCAAAAAGATACAG aagaactaaagagctatGGTATACAAGACATATTTGTTTTCTGCACCAGAGGGGAACTGTCAAAATATAGAGTTCCAAACCTTTTGGATCTCTACCATCAGTATGGAATTATCACTCATCACCATCCAATTCCAGATGGAGGGACTCCTGACATCACCAGCTGCTGTGAAATCATGGAGGAGCTTGAAATTTGCCTTAAAAATAACCGAAAAACCTTAATACA CTGTTATGGAGGACTTGGGAGATCTTGTCTTG TAGCGGCTTGTCTCCTCCTATACCTGTCTGACACAGTGTCACCGCAGCAAGCCATCGACAGCCTGAGGGACCTGCGAGGATCTGGGGCAATACAGACCATAAAG GAGATAGAAAAACTGCTAatactattttccttttaa
- the CNIH1 gene encoding protein cornichon homolog 1 isoform X2, translated as MAFTFAAFCYMLALLLTAALIFFAIWHIIAFDELKTDYKNPIDQCNTLNPLVLPEYLIHAFFCVMFLCAAEWLTLGLNMPLLAYHIWRYMSRPVMSGPGLYDPTTIMNADILAYCQKEGWCKLAFYLLAFFYYLYGMIYVLVSS; from the exons ATGGCGTTCACGTTCGCGGCCTTCTGCTATATGCTGGCGCTGCTGCTCACCGCCGCGCTCATCTTCTTCGCCATTTGGCAC attatagCATTCGATGAGCTGAAGACTGATTACAAGAATCCTATAGACCAGTGTAATACCCTGAATCCT CTTGTCCTCCCGGAATACCTCATCCACGCCTTCTTCTGCGTCATGTTTCTTTGTGCGGCAGAGTGGCTTACGCTGGGTCTCAACATGCCCCTCTTGGCATATCACATTTGGAG GTATATGAGTAGACCAGTGATGAGTGGACCAGGACTCTATGATCCTACAACCATCATGAATGCAGATATTCTAGCATATTGTCAGAAAGAAGGATGGTGCAAATTAGCTTTTTATCTTCTAGCATTTTTTTACTACCTATATgg catGATCTATGTTTTGGTGAGCTCTTAG
- the CDKN3 gene encoding cyclin-dependent kinase inhibitor 3 isoform X7 yields MKPPSSMQTSEFDSSDEEPIEDEQTPIQISWLPLSRVNCSQFLGLCALPGCKFKDVRRNIQKDTDGGTPDITSCCEIMEELEICLKNNRKTLIHCYGGLGRSCLVAACLLLYLSDTVSPQQAIDSLRDLRGSGAIQTIKQYNYLHEFRDKLAAHLSSRDSLSRSVSR; encoded by the exons ATGAAGCCG CCTAGTTCAATGCAAACAAGTGAGTTTGACTCATCAGATGAAGAGCCTATTGAAGATGAACAGACTCCAATTCAGATATCATG GCTACCCCTGTCACGAGTGAATTGTTCTCAGTTTCTTGGTTTATGTGCTCTTCCAG GTTGTAAATTTAAAGATGTTAGAAGAAATATCCAAAAAGATACAG ATGGAGGGACTCCTGACATCACCAGCTGCTGTGAAATCATGGAGGAGCTTGAAATTTGCCTTAAAAATAACCGAAAAACCTTAATACA CTGTTATGGAGGACTTGGGAGATCTTGTCTTG TAGCGGCTTGTCTCCTCCTATACCTGTCTGACACAGTGTCACCGCAGCAAGCCATCGACAGCCTGAGGGACCTGCGAGGATCTGGGGCAATACAGACCATAAAG CAATATAATTACCTTCATGAGTTCCGGGACAAACTAGCTGCAcacctttcatcaagagattcacTATCAAGATCTGTATCTAGataa
- the CDKN3 gene encoding cyclin-dependent kinase inhibitor 3 isoform X5: MKSLLKMNRLQFRYHGCKFKDVRRNIQKDTEELKSYGIQDIFVFCTRGELSKYRVPNLLDLYHQYGIITHHHPIPDGGTPDITSCCEIMEELEICLKNNRKTLIHCYGGLGRSCLVAACLLLYLSDTVSPQQAIDSLRDLRGSGAIQTIKQYNYLHEFRDKLAAHLSSRDSLSRSVSR, translated from the exons ATGAAGAGCCTATTGAAGATGAACAGACTCCAATTCAGATATCATG GTTGTAAATTTAAAGATGTTAGAAGAAATATCCAAAAAGATACAG aagaactaaagagctatGGTATACAAGACATATTTGTTTTCTGCACCAGAGGGGAACTGTCAAAATATAGAGTTCCAAACCTTTTGGATCTCTACCATCAGTATGGAATTATCACTCATCACCATCCAATTCCAGATGGAGGGACTCCTGACATCACCAGCTGCTGTGAAATCATGGAGGAGCTTGAAATTTGCCTTAAAAATAACCGAAAAACCTTAATACA CTGTTATGGAGGACTTGGGAGATCTTGTCTTG TAGCGGCTTGTCTCCTCCTATACCTGTCTGACACAGTGTCACCGCAGCAAGCCATCGACAGCCTGAGGGACCTGCGAGGATCTGGGGCAATACAGACCATAAAG CAATATAATTACCTTCATGAGTTCCGGGACAAACTAGCTGCAcacctttcatcaagagattcacTATCAAGATCTGTATCTAGataa